Part of the Temnothorax longispinosus isolate EJ_2023e chromosome 5, Tlon_JGU_v1, whole genome shotgun sequence genome is shown below.
GAACCCTAAACTCGTCTGCCTGCCGAAATCGCGAGACGCGGGACGTGGAGGAAGAAATCGAGATGATTCTTGACGGTGTGGAGAGATTTCCGATCGGGTCGAAAAACCGGGTCTTCGCCGAGGTCTTCGCCCGGAAATAAGATTTCGCCCGCGGATCTGGCGCGCGCACCGGCGAGACCTTGCGCACGCCAGCGAGTCGAGCGAgactaaaattaattagacaCGTCGAAATAGATCACGCTTCGCGTCCGCACGCGGATCAATACGCTCTCGCGCGCGGAAGTGCGAGAGCGAGGAGTCGTGTGGATTAACACGGGTCGGCTCTCTTTCAAATTTGCATAACGTCGAATTCCCGTCACTTCCTTCATTTAAACGTCGAATTAAATCGCAGTATTTTCGTGTCCGCAGCGACGAGCGCGAGCGAACGCTTGAAATTTTAAGGAACCGTCCTCTCCCTGCTGCGCGCATATACGATTCCGTTATCGATTCGCTAAAGAAGAAGAGATCCGCCGTTCTCGCCGGGAAATTTTTGCCGAGGAAGTGCAGCTCCCCTATCcagctttttttttcacgcagaaaaagagaagcgttaaatcaaaattaacgtagcaatctataatcttctgataagaatttcaacttttttttttattgaactatagtttatatatcaatgaatttatttaaacacgTTCAAGGAGGTTGGAGGTTTCTTCGTTTcacgcaatatatataatcttatttcatgattatagattgttgcgtatatacgagtatatatAAGTCCttgatttaacatttatattttttctgcaCGGAAAAAATAAGCTGGATAGGAAACTgctgttccttttttttctatgtacaCGCAGAGAACTCCTCCGCGGGATCGTTGCGCGGAGGCAGGGAGATTCGCGTTGGCCGAGATCCTCGTTCCGCGGCCGCGTACGTGACTCATCTCGTTACGAGAGTGCGGCCGGTATATCGGCGCTTATAACCGAGTTTATCGCTCGGCGGAGAACGGCGTATCTCGCGAGGGATTTACTACGTATTTTCCGTTCGCGTTTTCCATGCGCCACCGTGTACGCGAATCTCTCTTCCCCCCTGCGCGTATCTCGGCAACCCGCTCATATTTTCTCTCCTGTATATGCAGGGATTGCCCCGGGGTCGGCACGTCCTCCGGACCGACTGGCAAGGAGGTTTCCTATCACGGGAACGTGGGTGGAAGCAGCGTGGGATATAAGCCCCCACCGCAGCACAGCCCACAGACGAGGGGCCCGTCGCCGCACTTCCCCCAGGAACCGGTAGGCCCGCCGGCCAACTCCCCGCCGTTGCACATCAATATCTGCGGACAGGTGAACGCCTCTTCCTTGgtccccttttctctctctttttctctctccctccttttcGAGGAGATCGCCTAATTGTAATGACCGTTTGTGATTTCAGGAAAATACCATGCGCGGTCCTATACTGAACATAAGTCCCGGCCTCGGAGCCAGCGGAGTAGACATGGAGTACCGCAGGAACTCTCAAGGTACCCGACGTTCCATCCTCCGTTCGTTCATCCGCAACGGAAGTTCGTTGTCCCGAGCCTGCGTGCAATTTTtgtctcctttttctttcgcaTCGCGTCGATTTAATTTGGCTAAAGTGATCCTTAGAGATAGAGAGTCTTTCGTGATCCGATGTCGCGGGAAAGTTACGTAAATCTCTGCTTTCAGCCACGAACCAGCTACCTCTAAGCCCTGTGCAGATCCAACCATCGCCGCCTTACTACAGGCAGCCTAGTCAGGACGATGGTAGAAAAGTGAGTGGCTGTTTTGCTTTGCGCTATGACGACAGTTGAAATGACATGACTCGGTgtcaataatttgtattttccaTTGAATAATTCGAGAGAAACGAGCTCGTCGTGATCGCGGTTGACGACAGAATTCACGAACTAAACTCCCTGATTCGCGATTAAATGAATTGTACGATGTACTCAATAATTACCGACAAGCTAAAAATAAGCTTCTGATCTTCCTAACAATCTacagtatttttcttttctttgataaaaGAACCATGTGTCTTCCTATCCTTAGCGAAAACACTGTCCTGATGtcgtaaattttgttttataacgAGCTTACATATACGCGATGTTTACTTAATGTCCAAGTGTGACATCctgattatttcattaattaaaacaagcCCTTTACCAAGTACTACACTAATTACTACAAGCTTTTTGATATTCTGCTGACAAACTGAGAGCTCTTCTTCAAACGCCACATTTACTCGGAGCGGAAGTGAGTAAGAGAGAACAAACTATACAGACAATATACAACGTGATGTTTTTCCAGAGCGAGTCGCCGTCGAGGAAGCGTCGCCGAATATCTCGCAACGGCGCCGTGTCTGGAATAGAGGTCCGAGAGACGACGCCGCCAGCGCCGACGCCACCCCTGCACACACCACCGCCTTGGGAATTTGGGGGCGCGCCACAACGGCGCTCGCCCCGCAATCACATATCCACTCGCGGCATTTCGACGGTCAGGAATCAGCGTTATCAACGATACGCGGATACGTTCGGGCTCTCCTATCCGTTCCTAGGTCACAGTCCCCATCAGAGTATCCACAATTCCCATCACGGCCTTCACAATTCGCATCACAACATTCATGGCTCCCACCCTCACGGTCTACACAACTCCCACCACAATATCCATAACGCACATCAGGCGCATCCCCATCCGCATCCCGCGGCCAGTGGTACGGGGCACCATCCTGCGCAGGGGGCAAACGCGCCCGTGGTCGTCGACGTTGGTCAAGTCGGCGTGTCCGGCCTAGGAGTCGCCGTTAGTGGAGAGCCGCTGTGGCATCCGCAGGCGCCTGGCTACAGGATTCCGTGTCAGCTTCACAGTCTCTACTCACCTCATGGAACGCACCCGTTCGGACATTCGTGCCAGGTAGGTCGGCAACAAGTTTGTCCATTgcgaataattgttttatttttttatcgaactGCATTCCGTCATATCTCTTAATTAGggtatttttattagataaattttgtattttactaCATACACTGTCTATTCGCATAACAGGTAACGCATCATCACAGTCATTATTCTGCTGCTCATCCAACGCATCCGAGTCACGGAATAGTCGGTTCTTTGGTGGGTGCTGCTCCCAGAGGATACGCGCCACCAGCCGGTGGTGTTGCAGGTCTGCACACCGCGGGTCCACCGCCCGTCCACACCGATTACACCGCGCATCATCAATTGTCTCAGCAGGTGAATTTGGAAAAACATCCTAGGACGGTTttccgattttatatttaagattgttCTAAGTCTGGTTTTGGATGGTCTAGATGATCCACTCAATGAAATAACTATACAACATTTTGAGGTTGTCCTTCGaacaatcttaaatataagatcggACTGAGAATACCGCTTTGTTATGGATTGTTATAGAGGATTCATTCTGCATACATTGTTCAATTTCTAAAGAATAAGTGACTAAATGACTAAATGTCATTAGTTTGAATCTTTACATACGTCGAACATTAAACGTCATAGTCCTTCGTTAGATTACGATATTTTAGCGCAACTGCTAACGTTCTTTTTTCACGTTTGCGTTTCTAGAGAGAAGTTGAGCTCGAACTGATAGAGTCCCATCATCACCACAGAGTGGGTGCCACGGCTGGTGCACCATTGCCGTTACCACACTCATATTCCCCGCCGGCTCTTACGCAGGTGACGACACCGCCGCCCATATTCCTGTCGGAGACGCGAAACAGTCAATTGGAGATTGTACAGAACAGAAACCGACGGCTAACGTCCAACGTCCTACGACGACCAAGATTTAACAGATGGAGGAACGCGACTCAGTTACCCATGGCTTATCCGGGATATTTACTACACTTCCTGT
Proteins encoded:
- the Mura gene encoding uncharacterized protein Mura isoform X1, which encodes MNGPGSHQHRSLGMQGRYRAVVANGAPSGPHARTPASSHPRNGGWHPHGLHQHQQQQQHQPQQQQQQQQQQQQQQQQFAAGSKEYPYRQCPPRYHNGDCPGVGTSSGPTGKEVSYHGNVGGSSVGYKPPPQHSPQTRGPSPHFPQEPVGPPANSPPLHINICGQENTMRGPILNISPGLGASGVDMEYRRNSQATNQLPLSPVQIQPSPPYYRQPSQDDGRKSESPSRKRRRISRNGAVSGIEVRETTPPAPTPPLHTPPPWEFGGAPQRRSPRNHISTRGISTVRNQRYQRYADTFGLSYPFLGHSPHQSIHNSHHGLHNSHHNIHGSHPHGLHNSHHNIHNAHQAHPHPHPAASGTGHHPAQGANAPVVVDVGQVGVSGLGVAVSGEPLWHPQAPGYRIPCQLHSLYSPHGTHPFGHSCQVTHHHSHYSAAHPTHPSHGIVGSLVGAAPRGYAPPAGGVAGLHTAGPPPVHTDYTAHHQLSQQREVELELIESHHHHRVGATAGAPLPLPHSYSPPALTQVTTPPPIFLSETRNSQLEIVQNRNRRLTSNVLRRPRFNRWRNATQLPMAYPGYLLHFLAMFSNPPLSPYNQAELSSPDSVTENYEALLSLAERLGEAKPRGLTRAEVEQLPSYKFNAETHQGDQTNCVVCMCDFEALQSLRVLPCSHEFHSKCIDKWLKSNRTCPICRGDAGEYFGNSSSSSD
- the Mura gene encoding uncharacterized protein Mura isoform X2; the encoded protein is MTATRECYPIRDCPGVGTSSGPTGKEVSYHGNVGGSSVGYKPPPQHSPQTRGPSPHFPQEPVGPPANSPPLHINICGQENTMRGPILNISPGLGASGVDMEYRRNSQATNQLPLSPVQIQPSPPYYRQPSQDDGRKSESPSRKRRRISRNGAVSGIEVRETTPPAPTPPLHTPPPWEFGGAPQRRSPRNHISTRGISTVRNQRYQRYADTFGLSYPFLGHSPHQSIHNSHHGLHNSHHNIHGSHPHGLHNSHHNIHNAHQAHPHPHPAASGTGHHPAQGANAPVVVDVGQVGVSGLGVAVSGEPLWHPQAPGYRIPCQLHSLYSPHGTHPFGHSCQVTHHHSHYSAAHPTHPSHGIVGSLVGAAPRGYAPPAGGVAGLHTAGPPPVHTDYTAHHQLSQQREVELELIESHHHHRVGATAGAPLPLPHSYSPPALTQVTTPPPIFLSETRNSQLEIVQNRNRRLTSNVLRRPRFNRWRNATQLPMAYPGYLLHFLAMFSNPPLSPYNQAELSSPDSVTENYEALLSLAERLGEAKPRGLTRAEVEQLPSYKFNAETHQGDQTNCVVCMCDFEALQSLRVLPCSHEFHSKCIDKWLKSNRTCPICRGDAGEYFGNSSSSSD